The genomic window TTATCTCTTTAATACCGCCTCTTCTTATCCTTTATATAATCAATATTCTGATCAGTACCTTTGTGGGAAAGAAGTTCTTCAACCGAGCGGATGGTCTGGCCCTGGTCTATGGTACGGTTCTGAGAAATCTATCTATCGCCCTGGCTATAGCAATGACATCTTTTGGAAAAGAGGGTTCCGGAATAGCATTGATAATAGCTCTTGGTTACATTGTACAGATCCAGATATCAGCCTGGTATGTCAAGTTGTCAGATAGGATCTTCGGAGCTCCCGAGGAGCCTGTTGTAAATTGTAAATCAGCCTGAAACTGAATTAAATCAAAGCTGGAGAACCTGGGATCAGAATTGTAGGATATACAAGAAAAAGGAGAAAATGAAGATTTAAGACAACCATATAGGTTACAGATGGGATATAATTATACATAGAGAAAAACTTTTTGACTTTTCCAGCTCACCGTGTGAAGGTAAGCCGGAAGATATATAAAATAAAGGAATTGAATATGTATAAGTCCATTCTGGAAATACCTTTTGAAACAGCAAGGAAATTTCCCGATAGAATTTCTCATCAGTATATGACCCGTGATGGAGAGAAAACTCTTACTTTCAGAGAATTTGAACGCTATATAAGAGTACTCACTGCCGGTTTTGCCGAAGCCGGAATAGGGCGGAAAGATCATGTAGGATTCTTCATGAATAACCGATACGAATGGATTTCAACAGATATGGCCATCATGGCTCTGGGTGCAATCACTGTCCCCCGTGGTTCTGATACGACTCCCAAAGAACTCCATTTCATCTATGGGCATTCAGATTCAACATACCTGATTATTGAGAACATGAAACAACTCAATGATATTCTTCCCGTTTTCAGTGATGAAGACTGGAAAAGCTGTAAAAAAATATTCATTCTTGATCGGCCAAAGGAAGACACTCTTCCTGATAATATCAAAGACAAAACCTTCTTCTATGATCATATCCTTGAAGAGGGAGAAAAAAGACTGGCAAAAGAGCCGGATCAGATAGAAACCCTGATAAAAGAGATTAAGAAAGAAGATCTTCTGACCATAGTCTATACCTCAGGAACGACAGGAAATCCCAAGGGTGTAATGCTCACTCATAAAAACTTCCTGCAGAATGTAGTTGCCAATACTCCCCGACTTGAAATCGATTCATCAAGACAGGAGAGAACTGTTGTTATGCTCCCCTCCTGGCATGTTTATGAAAGAGCCTTTGAGTATTGTGCCATGGATTCGGCTCTGACCATTGTATATTCTTCCGCCGGGCGTTTTTCAGCGGATCTGCTCAGAATCAAACCGGAAATACTGATATCCGTACCACGGGTCTGGGAATCAATCTATCAGAAGCTGATCAGAGTTATCAGCAAGATGCCGGCCTTCAAACGCAACCTGATTTTCTTCTTTATTAAACTTAATCAAAGCTATTTAACATCAGGATTTTATATGAAGGGTTGTTACATCTCCCTGAAAAAACGTTCTGCCCTGCGCCGCGGGATTACCTGGTTCATACACATGCTGCGCTGGATATTCCTGATTCCGGGACACCTGCTGGCCAATGTCCTTTTTAAACCCTTCAGAGAAAAGGTCGGAGGACGCCTGAGAGGAGCCACATCAGCTGCCGGTTCTCTCCCTAAATATCTTGACGAACTGTTCAATGCCATAGGGATCACCATCGTCAACGCTTACGGAATGACCGAATGTGCACCGGGTATACTCTCCCGGACCTTCCCGCGGAATACCTTCGGTACCACGGGTATTCCATTTGATAATACGGAAGTTCAGATCAGAAGGGATGACGGAACTGAAACAGAAATTGGTGAAAAGGGAATTATCTTTGTTCGGGGTCCTCAGGTTATGCTGGGTTACTACAAGAATCCGGAGGCCACTGAAGCAGTTCTTGATTCTGAAGGGTGGATGAATACCGGAGACATAGCTGTCCGCTCTGAAAATGGAGAGGTTATCATAGCCGGAAGAGCCAAAGACACCATAGTCCTGATGAGTGGAGAGAATGTTGAACCCGAACCTATCGAAGACAAAATGAAAGAGAGTCTGTATATCGATCATGCCGTAGTTATAGGGCAGGACCAGAAACAGCTTTCTGCCATTGTAGCGGTCAATGAAGAGGAGCTGATGAAACTGGCCTCCGAACTGAAGCTTAAAGATTTTGATATTCAGATGTCAGGAAAAGATTCTATTGAGCACGATCATATATACGAAGTGATTATGAAGGAAGTGAATCAGCTTATCTCAAGGGAACAGGGATTCAAACCATTTGAGTTTATTACCAAGATCCTGCCTGTGAAGAATGATTTCTCAATCGGAAAGGAGTTAACTCAGACTCTCAAGGTCAAGCGAAAATTTATTGAAGAGAAATACAAGAACATGATAAGCCGCCTGATGGATGAAACAGACAAAATGAGGAAAAAAGACAAGAAGTGATATACGGTCCCCGGAGCAAAAGCTTCGGGGATTTTTCACTTATACAGGACCTGATCTTAGAAGTTTCAGTTATGAAGCTTTCTGAAGAGAGGACCTGAGACGGTTGACCTGATCTTCATTAAGGGGTCTGAACTTAACAAGCAGCAGAGCTGTTATCAGGGTAAGCGATTCAGCAAAAACAGTAGTCAGCCAGAGTCCGTTATCCCCGAAAAACATAGGTAGAACAAAAAGCCCCAATAGAAAAAACAGAAGGCTCCTGGAGAACGCAATTACTGCAGAATCCGCCGCACGATGTACTGCCGTAAAGAACATGGAAAGTACAAAGTTAGATCCTGTAACAAGCAATGAAAAGCTGTATAACAGAGCAATCTTTACGGTGAGCTCTACAACCTCTGTCTGATTTCCGGCAAAAAGAACAGCCAGAGGCCTGCGCAGTACCAGCATGGCAACAAAGGCAAGCACACCTGTAACCAGATTGACTCCCAGCCCAAGCTTCAGAAAGGCTTTAATCCGTTTCAGATTTCCAGCCCCCAGATTATAGCTGATCCCCGGCTGTACGGCCTGTGCAACACCTCCGAAGATCATCTTGGCCAGCATGGCTCCATAGCCCACAACACTATAGGCTGCGACTCCGATACTCCCCAGACGGCTTAATAGGATATAGTTGAAGACAAGGGTGGAAATCCCCAGAGAGAGTTCATTGATCAGCTCGGATGAACCGTTAAACAGCATCTTTCCCAGACGTCTTATTTCAAAGCGGGGGTGCACCAGCTTATACCTTGTCTTTCCTGAAATCATATAAGCCCAGAGGAATACCACGGCTATCAGCTGGCTGAATCCCGTAGCAAAGGCGGCACCTCTCAGTCCCCAGCCGAAACGGGCGACAAAAAAATAGTCCATAATAATATTCAGAACAGACGAGCCCAGAAGTATAGCAACTGAGAAGACAGGCGAACCGTCGCTGCGAATAAAGGAGTCCAGCAGAAAGCTGAGCATAAAGAAGAGAAAGAACAGGATAATAGATCCCAGGTACTCTTTCACATCAGCAGCAAGTGCACCCTCTGCCCCCAGCATACGGACAATAGGGTCGATAAAAATAAGACCCGCAACAGTAATAATCAGAGCAAGGACCGTAATCAGCAGTATAGTAACTGTATAACTGTTTCTGGCCCCTTTTACATTTCCGGCTCCCAGCTCAGCCGCCGCAGTTGTGGCACCTCCCACACCGATCATTATACTGAGACCGATAGCAAGGGAGGCAATGGGATTGATCAGATTCACAGCTGCCAATGCGCTAGTACCCACATATCGGCCGATAAAGATTCCATCTATAATTCCGGCCGCTGACATGGCCATCATTCCCAATACACCGGGGATGGCATATCCGGTAAATATCTTTCCTACGGGGTCTTTCCCCAGATCAAATGTCTTAGTCATACCCCAAAGATAAACCTTGAAGTAACTCCAAGGTCAAGAACAGGATTTAGCTTACAAGAAAAATCTGCATTTCATTGACCCAGTCTTCCCG from Oceanispirochaeta sp. M1 includes these protein-coding regions:
- a CDS encoding MATE family efflux transporter: MTKTFDLGKDPVGKIFTGYAIPGVLGMMAMSAAGIIDGIFIGRYVGTSALAAVNLINPIASLAIGLSIMIGVGGATTAAAELGAGNVKGARNSYTVTILLITVLALIITVAGLIFIDPIVRMLGAEGALAADVKEYLGSIILFFLFFMLSFLLDSFIRSDGSPVFSVAILLGSSVLNIIMDYFFVARFGWGLRGAAFATGFSQLIAVVFLWAYMISGKTRYKLVHPRFEIRRLGKMLFNGSSELINELSLGISTLVFNYILLSRLGSIGVAAYSVVGYGAMLAKMIFGGVAQAVQPGISYNLGAGNLKRIKAFLKLGLGVNLVTGVLAFVAMLVLRRPLAVLFAGNQTEVVELTVKIALLYSFSLLVTGSNFVLSMFFTAVHRAADSAVIAFSRSLLFFLLGLFVLPMFFGDNGLWLTTVFAESLTLITALLLVKFRPLNEDQVNRLRSSLQKAS
- a CDS encoding long-chain fatty acid--CoA ligase, with product MYKSILEIPFETARKFPDRISHQYMTRDGEKTLTFREFERYIRVLTAGFAEAGIGRKDHVGFFMNNRYEWISTDMAIMALGAITVPRGSDTTPKELHFIYGHSDSTYLIIENMKQLNDILPVFSDEDWKSCKKIFILDRPKEDTLPDNIKDKTFFYDHILEEGEKRLAKEPDQIETLIKEIKKEDLLTIVYTSGTTGNPKGVMLTHKNFLQNVVANTPRLEIDSSRQERTVVMLPSWHVYERAFEYCAMDSALTIVYSSAGRFSADLLRIKPEILISVPRVWESIYQKLIRVISKMPAFKRNLIFFFIKLNQSYLTSGFYMKGCYISLKKRSALRRGITWFIHMLRWIFLIPGHLLANVLFKPFREKVGGRLRGATSAAGSLPKYLDELFNAIGITIVNAYGMTECAPGILSRTFPRNTFGTTGIPFDNTEVQIRRDDGTETEIGEKGIIFVRGPQVMLGYYKNPEATEAVLDSEGWMNTGDIAVRSENGEVIIAGRAKDTIVLMSGENVEPEPIEDKMKESLYIDHAVVIGQDQKQLSAIVAVNEEELMKLASELKLKDFDIQMSGKDSIEHDHIYEVIMKEVNQLISREQGFKPFEFITKILPVKNDFSIGKELTQTLKVKRKFIEEKYKNMISRLMDETDKMRKKDKK